One Primulina eburnea isolate SZY01 chromosome 4, ASM2296580v1, whole genome shotgun sequence genomic window, GTTCCCAGTATAATTTTTATACGAAGGCAGGGCATAACGTATAGTCAAGTTAGCATTCAGTTGATCAAGAATGCTGAAAATGGCTGCCTATTCAACTAAAGATGAGTACAGATCTATCCATTCGCGAACACAAACATCATAATTTATTTATCCTCTGTGGCTGGCTGATCAATCAGCCGAGGCGCAGGTCGAGTTGAGCTATTCATGGCTGCCATGATTCTACTGAAAACTACGTTTAAAGGGATGGAAGCTATACAAGGGCCCTTGAGTTTTTCAACTACCGGTTGTCTTTTTTCTTTGGTTCTCCGGGAACTGGTCAGGGAAGACAACTTTCTAATCTTCTTTGACAAAAGCACATTTTGCCTCAATCTTGGAGATTTTGTCGGTGAGCCGCGAGCCTGAAAATTGTGATTCTTGCTCAGGGCTATTCCATGTGGCCTCTTTTTATAAACCATATCTACATTACGATAATCAGATGTGTCCAACTCAGATCCTCCGCTGCGACATTTGGCCATTCTAACTAGATCGTCGTACATACCACCACTTAGCTTCTCGATTGCAAGTGGATGACCTACAATGGGCCGCCCATTTAGCCTGCTCATGAGAGAAATATAAGGAACACACTGAGGCCGGAAGCTACCTTTTACCTCCACAGTCACATCATACAAGCCAGAACTGGAAACATGGTGTCTAAGAGAAAGCTTGGGGGTTTCATACTTTGGGTTAAGCATGAAACGAGACTGACGATAGGGAAGTGACCTCTGAGGAAGCATCGGATCAGGTGTTGATCCTCCGGCACAAGAATCTTTCCTACTGCCCCAACTCCATCTATGAGAGCTTTCGATATGAGTTTCTGCCAGAGGCCTGTTATTTGAATGACTACTGTAGCTTTCTGACATGAGGGTGCCACAGAGACGGCTAAAATCCGCCTTTCTGTTAGAGCCAACAAAAGGGATGTCAACGTCAATACACACATCAGCCTCAATATCTGCATCAGTTTTCCTTGACCTAGAGTTTCTCTTCCCTTTCGACTGCCATTCAGAGGCACCTTTATCTATGCTTTGGCTGATATCATGAATGTAAGCAGCACCTGTGCCGGTAGAACCAGATTCATTGTGCTCTTCGTTCCCCAAAGATTGGGTTTCTACATGACTACTTTGGCTAGATTCTGCCCCAGCACCATTCCGTACCTTCTGTGAGTCCGCGGAAACAATTTTGGAGAAGCCTGACACAGCAACATTTACACAAGCATATTAAACAAAAGACGTTAATGATACAAACATTCTCAAAAGAGAATGCGAGCAGCAAAGAACACAACACTGTAATATCCAAATTTGACAATAATATTTGTCAAAGCACTGGGAAATTTCTACTGTAATTTCCAACAACGTGACACTGAAATTAAGATGTATAAACATAAAGAAACGAATAGGTTACACTTACAACCACCTTTATCCAGTCATATATGCATGATGCTAACCTTGAGCGACAAGGGGCACATGAAACAATTCGTCCAGAGAATCATTCTCCTGCAGTTTGCATCGAACTGAAGTATTGCTCACATGCTTAGATGTGTTTAATAATGTTCCATTCTGACATGAAACAGTCATATTGCCCCAGTCATTAATAACGTTAGATTCTAATCCAGAAACCCTGCAGTCCAATGCTCCCGAAAAGCATGATAAATTTGGAGAGGATGACGCACAAACACGGACAGGCAACCTTGGAGAACTCTCCAAAACTTTTGTCAAAGCACGGCGgcgattttttttctttaagaaTTCATGAACATGATCTACCAGAGACCTTTTCCTTTTCAAAGATGATGCCACGCCTAATCCTAGGTCCTCGAGTCCTTTCATACGCCTTGCACCTTCTGTTCCATCATCCTCTGAATCATTTGGAGTTCTCCACCGCTTAGCTCCTTCCTTAGCAGCATCCACAAGATCTGATTTCACAAATGATAAACCAGACTGGGATTCCTCTTCGATGGAATCATCTTCACTTTCTTCAGGCGAACAACTCGAATCTAATACATCACAACTACTCAAATTTCCATCAACATGATCATTGCTTTCCTGATTAGTGTGAAATGAACAAGGTGATTCATCAACACGAGGATGATCGTCATATGTATCTGGTCTGTCAGAGAAGTCTCGATGCTCTTTTCCAAGACGAGCACTTTCAAGCTCAAGAGCGTGAATGATGGCATCTTCTCTTCGAGCATATTTGACAGCTTTCTTTGAGGGATGAGATGCAGCAGCCTTAGCTTTCTCAATGCAATCATCATATTCCCCACAGCGAAAAGCTTTAACTCTTTTTGATCTCTCAAGATTATACCAGTCCCTGAAAGAGCATCAACAATAATTTTGACCAGATAAATCATAACACACGAAAAATAACACCAAATATTTGGGGAAGACAAAATTAGAAATTCAGCTTAAAAGTATAGAACAAGCGAAACACAAAATATTTGGTATCCAATCATCACAGAAAGTAATCCTTTGCACTGGAGGCAACTGATACTGACAACCAGGACACCCAGATGGAAAAAGTAGTAAGACGGAGGTAAGTCGAGGATGTTTCAATCATCCGTTTCTAGTTCAAGTATTTTCTCAAAAAAGCTATGAAATACTCATACTTGCTTCTTACAACACTACTTTTGTCCAGTCCTTTTTTTCCTCATTCACAGATATGATTTTTCAAAAGTCACAATAATTGATGAAAATATACTTATGGCAGCATAGTTGTCATGGTCAACCATAGACAAGaaacttatattttaaatacttatGCTCATAGAACAATATTGTAAAAACAGATGTGCTTCCTGCAGTCGTTATTCAGTAAAGCTGAGCTATAATAGGATATGCAACAGAGGACATCACCAACTTAAGATGTTAAGAACCGAAATTGTGagcattcaaaatttcaaatgataaaaaaatggaACTCAAACAAGggcaaaaatatatatatattcctttATAATCCAGCTCACTTTTCTATTATCATCAAAACTGGaagaattataaaattttatggtTGGTATCTAAAGAACGACAGAGGACATATCAACGCCGATTTTGTGGGAATTAACAATAATTTTGACACGCAAATATAAAATTTACGCACCAAATATGGGATCGACCTGATTTGGATAAATAAATCAGAAATCGAAAACAGCTGGTCAGTTTTAAATTATTCACAAAACTTTGCTTGTTTCTATGATTTCAGAGTAACATCTTGCGACAGTTGCCAAAATATATTATAACTAGATGTAGATTCTCACTTCCACGATGACAtataaaaaaaggaaaaaaaaaactaaataacCGATGAATTGAGATTAACAGTGATGCTGATTGAGAAGACGAGGAAAACACACAAGTCCCAACATTCCAAATGACAAACTGAAAGTTTAAAGTTTTTATAATGAGCGTTGCTCCACTTTTCCACATGAACAATCTCCGTAAACAAATAAAATGGCTCAAGCCCACAAAACTGTCTAAAAATCATGATTATCTGGTACATATTCTGTAATATCGATTAATAGGTTGCAACATTTCAGTTCCGTAACCTGCTAGAGTTAGAAACATAATCATGCAAATTAAAGAATGACTAAAATAATACTTACACACTTGCATCCTCCCTCCCAAGAAGTTTTACAGGGGTCCCCAGTCTTGGCATCGACAAACAATTCTCAGGTAACTCCTCCGGACCTAGAATTCGGCCAGGCCACCACGACCCATTCCTCCGTCGAACCCAGACCAGCCCACCAACTGATGGGTCAATGCCCTTGCTGGAGCCAATACCAGAACCACCCATTCCACACCACAGACAAAAGGGATTCTTAATTTAAACCCAGCAACCCAAAAGAACGGAAGAAAGTAAACAGAAATAGTTTTCACATAATTTATTTCAAGTCAGCATTTTCGTCATCCACAGAAATCCTCCATAAACATTCATCAACCCTCCCTGCGCCAGAATGCAAATTTCCATCAACACTAACAAGAACACCACCGACAAAGATTAGAGGACACAACAAAACCAAAATGAAACACAGTGCCCAAAgataaaaatcaaaacaaaaagaACCAGATCACAGAACCGAATAAAATTAAGTAAAATATACCTCTAACGCATGCTGTATCAAGAAGAGAATCAGAGAGAGATCTGCTACAAAAATTTATGCAAAAGATGTTTCTTTTTCAGTTTCTTTTCCTCATTTCCACCTAAAGTAAAAATCAATAACCGTACCATTACAAAGGACTTCTACAGTGCGTTCCCCGTGTTTCTTTAAGCGGTGGCTATTTTACAAGCGAAACGGTGACTTTTGGATTAAAAATGAGCacaagaaatgagagaaaaatcgagtgtATGCTCATTTACACGCTCGTGTGTGTGTAATAGTGACGCAGCCGATAAGCTACGAAGCAGAGTGAGTTGTGGCACAGTCGAAAAACTGGAAATGAATTCCCTTTGGTTTATATGCGTCGACACAGAGAGGAACCCTCTGCCTTCCAAGCGAGAGAGGAAGagagattttcttgaaattaatgtgcaattaatttttaatttatttatttacttatatAACATACCTTTGGAATTAGCTAGTCTCATTTCTCAAATCCCatgtttgtgattttttttcacaaataaattaaaatttattatatttaacaaaatatttttgaaacgagATAATTCTTATATACAAAATCAACTCCTCCAATAATTAGGGCTTCTTTTAGAATTTGATATGCAAAGGTTCTACACTTTTCCCACATGGAGGAATTGAATTGCTTACATTGATTAGAGTCATTGACCAAGGGACCAAATTTATGTTGAGTTCAACGAGGTTGTTCAGGGTGGATCTGTTATCAAATATGTTTTTATACCTAGAGTCGAGCATATGCATAATATATTTAGATCAATGATAATTGTTAGATATGTAATGATTATATTACTCTTACCGTTACATCTCGCTAACCCAAAAATATTTAGCAAAATATATATTACCAACGGTTTGACATCCTAATCTGCTAAATAATTTGCATTGCCAACAAGATGTTATGTTATGCTTGTGTGGAGAGATGATCGGAATATACTTTTGAAAACACAATTGAATAAGCTGGTCTAATGGATTTCAGGAGACGAATTATAAGTTTTATTtaacaaaattatatattaaattatttaaaaacatttaagTTTTTTCGTTCCAACAAAATCTATGTACGAACCGGATAACGCACAAAATTCGATGGCTATACAATCTGTTATATAGTATCTATATCATACAATTACCAGCATCTGTAATGTAAATGCTGTTCCAAGTTATGTACATGCAACCCTCTTCCGAGTTCCATGCAAGAACATCCACAGCAACATTGAGCTGCCTTTTCTCCTGTCTACATCATATTTACTATATGATATTGAATCTTTCACATTTGCATACAAATTATTTTCGATCTCACTCGATCTTCCAAGCATAAAGAGAAAGACAGAAGTGTGATGCCTTTGAGTAACTCTGTGTTGAAAAATACCTGCTATTTGCACTACAATCACTAGCAGCATCACACCAACTGTTCTCCTCTACATCACTATCCGCCTCCGGTGCACCGGGCTTGAATATGATCAACCCGTAACTGGACCCCGGTGCACAAAACAACCACGAATGGACGTCCCAAAACACTTGAACCTGCTGCTTGTTCACTACCACAGTCTGATTCCCCCGAAACTTCCACTGCAGATTCTTGACGTGTATAAGCACAATCCCATCAATACTAATCCACATTTCAGGGTCTCTGTGCCCGGAAGAAGTCGAGCTCTCCACAACTATGTCGTGCTCACGTTTCTTGTGGTCGAATCTTGCTCTAGTGGAGAAGGATTTCTTGCTAAAGACATGTTCTTTCTTGAAAAACAACATGGCATCAACGAGGGCTGGTCTGGACTTTGTCCTTTTGTAAGCCTTTTTCTTGTAATCTCCTAGTAGTAACACAACTTCTTCCTCAGAAACTAAGGCGACGTAGAAATCACTGCAGGGCTCTGGACCGCCTGAAAATTTTGCAGATCTTAAATCCCAATAGGCTTCAATCTCATTTCCATCAGCTTCAAATGTTTTGTACCCTTTCTTGGCCCAAAAATGCCAAGGTTTTAGATCGATCTTGCATTCGTATTTGTGATCACGCTCCACGCTATCGATAGATATGGTTACCGAGTGATTCATCAGATTCTTGCTCCATAAAACAGTCACATTTCGCCAGAAACCGGTTATATGTGCCTGATACGTGCAAGTTACGGTGCTTTGCGCGGTTTTATACgtcactggatcgtttgttgaTCTTTGAGGATAGGGTGCTCGCGACGAGGACAAAGAATTTGGCCTCACAAGGTACGCCATTCTtggtttttttattcttttgtagCCAAAATGGAACGGACGTAAATGtgataaatcataaatacaaAACAACAAATTCCCTGATTTGGAGAAAagggaatttgatttttcttaGGGTTGGAGTTTTTCTCCGAGAATTACCTCATGAAAGGATAGTCTCTCGGAATCTCATCAAGAATCGACCGATCAATATCCCCTGGatgaatgaatattttatatatgaaaAACAAAGAATCGGGCATGACAAGATCAAATCTTGCACATGAAAAAGATCGGATTTATGTCAAGAAAAAAAGTTATGAAAATTTTggtgaaaattttaaagaaatatttgGAAAAACATGGATGAAAAATAGAACATCAGATTTCATCGGTCgaggaaatattttcatcaagAAGAGGTTTCCCTGAAAGGAAGGATTCCATATTGAGAAATCAATGGTCAAAATACTTTCTATGGTCTATAGCTATCTCTATTTTTTTATCTCGACTGTTAAGATTAAGGTCACACTCCTTCCTTGATCAGTGATCAACtcacaataaaataataaacttGCCAAGTTTACCAGCTTAAACTTTGGAACTGATCGTATTTTCCTTCTGACAATAAAGATATTCAAGATCTAACTTTTACTCAAAGAATGTTGCCGCATCTCGTAGAAAAATATGAATTCGTGCATAAATACATATATCAAACACATCTTCCTGTGCCACCACCTTCTAGATGCGTTGGCATAAACCTCTTCCACAAAGCCCAAAGGGGAGAGGCGTGGCGGTTTGGAACCCGCGTAAAACAAAAAATTTCCTCACCCCCACCTCGTCTCAGTtgtactaaaaaaaataatctgaaagtaaatattttgatattttagcAGAGGAGCCGAGGAGGTCGATTCTTGCTGCTTCAATTTGCTTGTTTCGTCTTGACTTTTTAGTGTTTAAGGCATAAAATTGAGTAAAACATTGAGAAGAAATGGGATAATAAACAACCTTTTCTTTCTATTTATTTTCCGGGTAAAATATGTGCATTTTAAATCTCAACGTACTCTAGCTACAAATCTCAaccatatataataataaagaaCCTCTGATGTGTATAAGTGCCTTTTCAACAATTTTAAGAACCTCGTATCAATTTGTAGAGGGCTGTTGTAGAAacaagaaaaaagaaaattatgTATAAGAGATCCAAGAACTAAACGAGGAGGATCTCATGCGAAAGGAAGATTTTGTCCTAGACTTCTTCAGGGCTTCAGCATATTTGATTAGTTCAGATTTCTCAGCAGTTTGAACATCTTGTGTGGGCTGGTGGTTACTTGAAGACGAATTGTTCGCATGTTCCGATACTGAATCAATTCTTCTGAAAATACTCAAGAAACTATCATCACTGTTTCTTCGAGAACAACTGCTGCTTTCCCGAGTTATGCTCTAGTGAATAGGATCTTTGGAGATCTTCTGGTTGAGCATCGCTAGAATATCTACCCAAGGTATCATCCACAGATACATTTCTTTTCAGTGGAGCCTGATGACGACGACTGTCCTTCCCTCGCAATAGCCTAATtaatttggaaaaactcctcgttttgcttGGTGGGTTTGGTTTTTTAGTCGACAGAGTATCAATGGATGAATCGGCCGGCTCTCTCGAGTCCGTAAGATACGAAGCCTGTGAAGATGACCACTTGTCAGAATCAAAATCCATAGTATTCAGTCCCTTGTCCATGGAGCCTTCTTTACTTGCATATTCAAGTATGAGCTGCTTAGCTTTCTATT contains:
- the LOC140829211 gene encoding uncharacterized protein At1g51745-like, coding for MGGSGIGSSKGIDPSVGGLVWVRRRNGSWWPGRILGPEELPENCLSMPRLGTPVKLLGREDASVDWYNLERSKRVKAFRCGEYDDCIEKAKAAASHPSKKAVKYARREDAIIHALELESARLGKEHRDFSDRPDTYDDHPRVDESPCSFHTNQESNDHVDGNLSSCDVLDSSCSPEESEDDSIEEESQSGLSFVKSDLVDAAKEGAKRWRTPNDSEDDGTEGARRMKGLEDLGLGVASSLKRKRSLVDHVHEFLKKKNRRRALTKVLESSPRLPVRVCASSSPNLSCFSGALDCRVSGLESNVINDWGNMTVSCQNGTLLNTSKHVSNTSVRCKLQENDSLDELFHVPLVAQGFSKIVSADSQKVRNGAGAESSQSSHVETQSLGNEEHNESGSTGTGAAYIHDISQSIDKGASEWQSKGKRNSRSRKTDADIEADVCIDVDIPFVGSNRKADFSRLCGTLMSESYSSHSNNRPLAETHIESSHRWSWGSRKDSCAGGSTPDPMLPQRSLPYRQSRFMLNPKYETPKLSLRHHVSSSGLYDVTVEVKGSFRPQCVPYISLMSRLNGRPIVGHPLAIEKLSGGMYDDLVRMAKCRSGGSELDTSDYRNVDMVYKKRPHGIALSKNHNFQARGSPTKSPRLRQNVLLSKKIRKLSSLTSSRRTKEKRQPVVEKLKGPCIASIPLNVVFSRIMAAMNSSTRPAPRLIDQPATEDK
- the LOC140829938 gene encoding uncharacterized protein gives rise to the protein MAYLVRPNSLSSSRAPYPQRSTNDPVTYKTAQSTVTCTYQAHITGFWRNVTVLWSKNLMNHSVTISIDSVERDHKYECKIDLKPWHFWAKKGYKTFEADGNEIEAYWDLRSAKFSGGPEPCSDFYVALVSEEEVVLLLGDYKKKAYKRTKSRPALVDAMLFFKKEHVFSKKSFSTRARFDHKKREHDIVVESSTSSGHRDPEMWISIDGIVLIHVKNLQWKFRGNQTVVVNKQQVQVFWDVHSWLFCAPGSSYGLIIFKPGAPEADSDVEENSWCDAASDCSANSRYFSTQSYSKASHFCLSLYAWKIE